A stretch of the Lytechinus variegatus isolate NC3 chromosome 5, Lvar_3.0, whole genome shotgun sequence genome encodes the following:
- the LOC121415796 gene encoding 39S ribosomal protein L54, mitochondrial-like: MATFLCRNCASFFGKGGLKHKVLNCFPNLLGDISPMYIPCVGYAKKAAKGGAKGAKAERLYDILEVNTDPKYLATHCAGSNFLKEGTDVQLKADEEYPDWLWSLNTGKSKPLDELDQDTPQYWRRLRKMHMKRNNRLAKGKKF; this comes from the exons ATGGCCACATTTCTGTGTCGAAACTGTGCTTCTTTTTTTGGTAAAGGAGGCTTGAAGCATAAAGTTCTGAATTGTTTTCCGAACTTACTTGGAGATATTTCACCGATGTATATTCCATGCGTAGGATATGCAAAGAAAGCAG CCAAAGGAGGTGCCAAGGGTGCTAAAGCCGAGCGTCTGTATGACATCCTTGAAGTGAACACGGACCCAAAGTACCTTGCCACTCATTGTGCAGGCTCAAACTTCTTGAAGGAAGGCACAGATGTCCAACTGAAAGCAGATGAGGAATACCCAGACTGGTTGTGGTCTTTGAACACTGGAAAGTCCAAGCCTCTGGATGAATTGGATCAAGATACCCCACAGTATTGGAGGAGGTTGAGGAAGATGCATATGAAAAGGAACAATAGACTTGCCAAAGGAAAGAAGTTCTAG
- the LOC121415795 gene encoding stabilizer of axonemal microtubules 2-like: MTKRCICEICTCGRHRCPHRPKGPQKANGPCTISEYSNKYKAYPGNGMRENFKPKAQMLKSGDPISDATTNRLDYIPHEVERPAMHVPEQFKPKEGDIDLLTSYTKDYPHRKAQPAKSYRGNQTRAVSPGAFKGTPTYVDDYRKWNLPPKEQLKDHHAYIPPNAAFDGLSTFTRDFPAKRAAMRQSMKPNDEAKVSTTPFDDKTSHRMTYIPHAAQPKFVPTKPQYKKNPHKFEGLSTFQRDFNAKQGYVPESCKPSNTPLRSDQPFDDNTTFRQSYQKWDLARPYQHVPEAWVKPGGQIDLNTTHNLAFPAHKVQPALPVRPHSGRHGQNVPFDDRTQYNQDFKKWNSVPTRRGDPSQRPYERPSVPFEGMSHYQTNYLAKHAHPAKSMAPDNVANLSSEPFDDRTNYKAEYIPKEFSPCPAIDLKKSGFQYADVDNRGHQIWLKNQTNGSMQTMQKTPPQQLNIDQPTLA; the protein is encoded by the exons ATGACGAAGCGTTGTATATGCGAGATCTGCACGTGCgg ACGGCATCGCTGTCCCCATCGGCCAAAGGGTCCTCAGAAGGCCAATGGACCCTGCACCATCTCTGAATACTCCAACAAGTACAAAGCATATCCAGGCAATGGAATGCGGGAAAATTTCAAGCCCAAGGCCCAAATGTTGAAGAGTGGCGATCCTATATCCGATGCTACAACAAACAG GCTTGATTATATCCCGCATGAAGTTGAAAGACCGGCCATGCATGTCCCAGAACAGTTCAAACCAAAAGAGGGTGACATAGACCTCCTGACATCCTACACTAAAGATTACCCTCATCGTAAAGCACAACCTGCTAAGAGTTACCGTGGCAACCAAACTAGGGCTGTATCTCCTGGTGCATTTAAGGGAACTCCAACATATGTTG ACGACTACAGGAAGTGGAATCTTCCTCCAAAGGAACAGCTGAAGGATCATCATGCTTACATCCCACCCAATGCAGCTTTCGACGGTCTCTCTACATTCACCAGGGATTTTCCTGCTAAAAGGGCAGCAATGAGACAGAGTATGAAACCCAATGATGAGGCAAAGGTATCAACTACTCCATTTGATGACAAGACATCGCATCGCATGACATACATCCCTCATGCAGCACAACCCAAGTTTGTTCCTACCAAACCCCAGTATAAGAAGAATCCTCACAAGTTTGAAGGCTTGTCGACTTTCCAGAGGGACTTTAACGCGAAGCAGGGGTATGTCCCAGAAAGCTGTAAACCAAGCAACACACCATTAAGGTCCGATCAGCCATTTGATGACAACACTACATTCAGGCAGTCCTACCAGAAGTGGGATTTGGCACGTCCTTACCAACATGTCCCCGAGGCATGGGTGAAACCTGGTGGCCAAATAGACTTGAACACTACACATAACCTGGCATTCCCGGCACACAAGGTCCAACCCGCCCTCCCGGTCCGCCCACACTCTGGCCGTCACGGACAAAATGTCCCCTTCGATGACAGAACCCAGTACAATCAAGACTTCAAGAAATGGAATAGCGTACCAACAAGGCGAGGAGACCCAAGTCAACGGCCGTACGAGAGACCATCGGTTCCATTTGAGGGTATGTCTCACTACCAGACAAACTACCTGGCAAAACATGCACATCCAGCAAAGAGCATGGCTCCTGACAACGTTGCAAATTTAAGCTCAGAGCCCTTTGATGACCGTACCAACTACAAGGCTGAATACATCCCCAAGGAGTTCTCTCCGTGTCCAGCAATAGACCTGAAGAAGAGCGGATTCCAGTATGCCGACGTCGATAATAGGGGTCATCAGATATGGTTGAAGAACCAAACCAATGGATCCATGCAGACAATGCAGAAAACACCACCCCAGCAACTCAATATCGATCAGCCAACGCTTGCATGA
- the LOC121414837 gene encoding peroxisomal membrane protein 11B-like — protein MEASLAANIISFLGKTGGRDKLYRTCQYGSRFVWWCVQESKRDPELVKKLKGLDSHLSTSRKLLRIGKSVEFLRAAQKSIHRSDPFLQFTITLANINKASYLLIDHLLWMHRIGLVKVNSTYYGHLSSRFWLATLLLSLSTDLYAILGVLGTLLQTDTTKVSLDSEKAVKQYSNGSASGAIPSHETNGHRNHTMHRTSLKQVLMTLFRYHLGLILDTLKNLADLFLPLSYLGHINISSGLQGLLGLISSIIGVLTVWDTKYRLAI, from the exons ATGGAGGCATCATTAGCAGCCAATATCATCAGTTTTCTTGGCAAAACAGGTGGAAGAGACAAACTGTACAG GACTTGTCAGTATGGAAGCAGATTTGTGTGGTGGTGTGTACAGGAAAGCAAACGTGATCCAGAATTGGTGAAGAAGCTGAAGGGTTTAGACTCCCATCTGAGCACCAGTAGGAAAT TACTCAGAATTGGAAAAAGTGTTGAGTTTCTACGGGCAGCACAGAAATCCATCCATCGGTCAGACCCCTTTCTCCAGTTCACTATCACCTTAGCCAATATCAACAAGGCCTCCTATCTACTAATTGACCACCTCTTGTGGATGCATCGGATAGGTCTAGTCAAAGTCAATAGTACGTACTACGGTCATCTATCAAGTCGATTCTGGTTGGCCACTCTGCTGCTCAGCCTAAGCACAGACCTATATGCCATACTTGGTGTCCTTGGTACTCTCCTTCAGACTGATACAACAAAGGTGTCTTTGGACTCTGAGAAAGCCGTGAAGCAGTATTCCAATGGCTCTGCCTCAGGGGCAATTCCCAGTCACGAGACCAATGGCCACAGAAACCACACGATGCATAGGACCTCACTAAAGCAGGTTTTGATGACACTATTCCGGTATCACCTAGGACTCATTTTGGACACTCTCAAGAACTTAGCAGACTTGTTCCTGCCATTATCCTATCTCGGTCATATCAATATATCATCAGGATTACAAGGTCTCCTTGGTTTAATAAGTTCTATAATTGGAGTGTTAACTGTATGGGATACCAAATATCGATTGGCAATATGA